The Styela clava chromosome 2, kaStyClav1.hap1.2, whole genome shotgun sequence genome contains a region encoding:
- the LOC120345318 gene encoding uncharacterized protein LOC120345318, whose protein sequence is MEWQNLRHDLHILQIPAMENVCKYLAAAPEYPCFQVLGKVLQVSVAGTSGAERGFSSINIIKTKHRNRLSSRHLTMLLRCGEETSIKADKAESFFKDVLQHWKDSKLRRHERAAEATPSVFIRSLLYFYL, encoded by the exons ATGGAATGGCAGAATCTTCGTCATGATCTGCATATTCTCCAAATACCGGCTATGGAGAAC GTATGCAAGTACTTAGCGGCAGCGCCCGAGTACCCATGCTTTCAAGTGCTGGGCAAAGTCCTACAAGTTTCCGTAGCCGGTACCTCGGGGGCCGAACGAGGGTTTTCttcaataaacataattaaGACGAAACACAG GAATAGGCTTAGCAGCAGACACCTAACAATGCTTCTGAGATGTGGCGAGGAGACATCCATAAAAGCAGACAAAGCGGAATCATTCTTCAAGGATGTCTTGCAACATTGGAAAGATTCCAAGCTACGTCGCCACGAACGGGCTGCAGAAGCCACGCCATCCGTTTTTATTCGTTcgcttttgtatttttatttgtga